Proteins encoded in a region of the Methylobacterium radiotolerans JCM 2831 genome:
- the flhA gene encoding flagellar biosynthesis protein FlhA — protein sequence MAAAVQALAPEGRVRRDIWFAVGIIAILAVLFLPVPAVLIDIGLALSIALSVLILMVALWIQKPLEFSSFPTILLIATLLRLALGIATTRLILSNGDAGIDAAGHVIQGFSQFVMSGDFVIGLVVFAILITVNFLVITKGATRIAEVGARFTLDAIPGKQMAIDADLSAGLIDDKEAQRRRRELEEESAFFGSMDGASKFVRGEAIASLIVIAVNIFGGIIIGVTRHGLPLAKAADVFTKLSVGDGLVSQIPALIVSLAAGLLVSKGGTRGTAEQAVLGQLGAYPRALFVAAGLMLVFAILPGMPFVPFAVLSALMGTIAYLIPRRLAEVQSKADAEARAKERQLLLERQDSEAVKESLKTAEIELRLGKHLAVQMQPAQQELAHRVGRMRRKFAQQYGFVVPEIRLVESATVPSKSYEIAIHGTVIAAQQVRPGEMMIVVGDGPLPTVTGEEVREPAFGMRAVWVPDAYAPEARREGFSPIDWHAVMLTHVSEVIRNNLPQLLSYKDMRMLIDRLDAEYKRLVDEICPSQISYSGLQAVLKLLLAERVSIRNLHLIIEAVAEIVPHARRAEQIAEHVRLRIAQQICGDLAENGVLHVLRLGSRWDLTFHQGLKRDAKGDVVEVDIDPRLIEQFGVEASEAIRTHMKTAHRFALVTAPEVRSYVRMIIERLFPTVAVLSHVEIARGVEIKSLGTIS from the coding sequence GTGGCAGCGGCCGTACAAGCGCTCGCGCCGGAGGGCAGAGTTCGGCGGGATATCTGGTTCGCGGTCGGGATCATCGCGATCCTCGCGGTCCTGTTCCTGCCTGTGCCGGCGGTGCTGATCGACATCGGACTGGCGCTGTCCATCGCCCTGTCCGTGCTGATCCTGATGGTGGCGCTCTGGATCCAGAAGCCGCTCGAGTTCTCGTCGTTCCCGACGATCCTGCTGATCGCGACCCTCCTGCGCCTGGCGCTGGGGATCGCGACGACCCGGCTGATCCTGTCGAACGGCGATGCCGGCATCGACGCCGCCGGCCACGTCATCCAGGGCTTCTCGCAGTTCGTCATGAGCGGCGACTTCGTGATCGGCCTGGTGGTCTTCGCCATCCTGATCACCGTGAACTTCCTGGTGATCACCAAGGGCGCGACCCGCATCGCCGAGGTCGGCGCCCGCTTCACCCTGGACGCGATCCCGGGCAAGCAGATGGCGATCGACGCGGATCTCTCGGCCGGCCTCATCGACGACAAGGAGGCGCAGCGGCGGCGGCGCGAGCTCGAGGAGGAGAGCGCGTTCTTCGGCTCCATGGACGGCGCCTCGAAATTCGTGCGCGGCGAGGCGATCGCGAGCCTGATCGTCATCGCGGTCAACATCTTCGGCGGCATCATCATCGGCGTCACCCGCCACGGCCTGCCGCTGGCCAAGGCGGCCGACGTCTTCACCAAGCTCTCGGTCGGCGACGGTCTGGTCTCGCAGATCCCCGCGCTGATCGTGTCGCTCGCCGCGGGCCTGCTGGTCTCCAAGGGGGGCACCCGCGGCACGGCCGAGCAGGCGGTCCTCGGGCAGCTCGGCGCCTATCCGCGGGCGCTGTTCGTGGCCGCCGGGCTGATGCTGGTCTTCGCGATCCTGCCCGGGATGCCGTTCGTGCCCTTCGCGGTCCTGAGCGCCCTGATGGGCACGATCGCCTACCTGATTCCCCGGCGCCTCGCCGAGGTGCAGTCGAAGGCCGACGCCGAGGCGCGGGCGAAGGAGCGGCAGCTCCTCCTGGAACGCCAGGACAGCGAGGCCGTGAAGGAATCGCTGAAGACCGCCGAGATCGAGCTCCGCCTCGGCAAGCACTTGGCGGTGCAGATGCAGCCCGCACAGCAGGAGCTCGCCCACCGGGTCGGCCGGATGCGGCGGAAATTCGCCCAGCAATACGGGTTCGTGGTTCCGGAGATCCGGCTCGTCGAGTCGGCCACCGTCCCGAGCAAGAGCTACGAGATCGCGATCCACGGGACCGTCATCGCCGCGCAGCAGGTCCGTCCCGGCGAGATGATGATCGTCGTGGGCGACGGGCCGCTGCCGACCGTGACCGGCGAGGAGGTGCGCGAGCCGGCCTTCGGCATGCGGGCCGTGTGGGTGCCGGACGCCTACGCGCCGGAGGCCCGGCGCGAGGGCTTCAGCCCGATCGACTGGCACGCCGTCATGCTGACCCATGTCAGCGAGGTCATCCGCAACAACCTGCCGCAGCTGCTCTCCTACAAAGATATGCGGATGCTCATCGACCGCCTGGATGCCGAGTACAAGCGGCTGGTCGACGAGATCTGTCCGTCGCAGATCTCGTATTCGGGCCTGCAGGCCGTGCTCAAGCTGCTGCTCGCCGAGCGGGTCTCGATCCGGAACCTGCACCTGATCATCGAGGCCGTCGCCGAGATCGTCCCGCACGCGCGGCGGGCGGAGCAGATCGCCGAGCATGTCCGCCTGCGGATCGCCCAGCAGATCTGCGGCGATCTCGCCGAGAACGGGGTCCTCCACGTCCTGCGGCTCGGCAGCCGCTGGGATCTCACCTTCCATCAGGGACTCAAGCGCGACGCCAAGGGCGACGTGGTCGAGGTGGATATCGATCCGCGCCTGATCGAGCAGTTCGGCGTCGAGGCCTCGGAGGCGATCCGCACCCACATGAAGACGGCGCACCGATTCGCCCTGGTCACCGCGCCGGAGGTCCGCAGCTACGTGCGGATGATCATCGAGCGGCTGTTCCCGACGGTCGCGGTCCTGTCGCACGTGGAGATCGCGCGCGGGGTCGAGATCAAGTCGCTCGGCACGATCTCCTGA
- the fliQ gene encoding flagellar biosynthesis protein FliQ, translated as MNEIDALELVRSAIWTIIVASGPAVGAAMVVGILIALFQALTQIQEVTLTFVPKIVVVLIVMIVTGSFVGGQIYAFTEMVYGRIVSGF; from the coding sequence ATGAACGAGATCGACGCCCTCGAGCTGGTCCGCTCCGCGATCTGGACCATCATCGTCGCCTCCGGGCCGGCCGTCGGGGCGGCGATGGTCGTGGGCATCCTCATCGCCCTGTTCCAGGCGCTGACACAGATCCAGGAAGTCACCCTGACCTTCGTCCCGAAGATCGTTGTGGTCCTGATCGTGATGATCGTGACCGGCTCCTTCGTCGGCGGCCAGATCTACGCGTTCACCGAGATGGTCTACGGCCGGATCGTCTCGGGGTTCTGA
- the flgD gene encoding flagellar hook assembly protein FlgD: protein MSLPIASTTIPDASTKAAARTTAAPAATTATLNYDNFLKLLLAQMKNQNPTDPMKSTDYMAQLATFSQVEQSVNMNSKLDALLTSSTLSQAGGLVGHTVTSADKTLTGTVVSVEVASNGLLAHLDNGKDVRYEPGMTVY, encoded by the coding sequence ATGTCCCTGCCGATTGCCAGCACAACAATCCCGGACGCGTCGACGAAGGCAGCGGCCCGCACCACAGCTGCGCCGGCCGCGACGACAGCGACGCTCAATTACGACAACTTCCTGAAGCTCCTGCTCGCGCAGATGAAGAACCAGAACCCGACCGACCCGATGAAATCGACGGATTACATGGCCCAGCTGGCGACGTTCTCGCAGGTCGAGCAGAGCGTCAACATGAACAGCAAGCTCGACGCGCTGCTCACCTCCTCGACCCTGTCTCAGGCCGGCGGCCTCGTCGGCCACACCGTCACCTCGGCCGACAAGACACTGACCGGCACCGTCGTCTCGGTCGAGGTGGCCAGCAACGGCCTGCTGGCGCATCTCGATAACGGCAAGGACGTCCGCTACGAGCCGGGCATGACGGTGTACTAG
- the flbT gene encoding flagellar biosynthesis repressor FlbT, which yields MSRSINLSLRGRERIFINGAVLRVDRKVTIELLNDATFLLEAHVLQAEQATTPIRQLYFIAQAMLIDPRNADRVRQAYDKVDSAILDQARDDDVVTGLAAARTFLDTGRPFEVLRILRGLFEPDTSQVPDRTGVLTHQVA from the coding sequence ATGAGCCGCTCCATCAATCTCAGCCTGCGGGGCCGCGAGCGCATCTTCATCAACGGCGCTGTCCTGCGAGTTGACCGCAAGGTCACGATCGAGTTGCTCAACGACGCCACGTTCCTGCTCGAGGCGCACGTCCTGCAGGCCGAGCAGGCGACGACACCGATCCGCCAGCTCTACTTCATCGCGCAGGCCATGCTGATCGATCCGCGCAACGCGGACCGCGTCCGCCAGGCCTACGACAAGGTGGACAGCGCAATTCTCGATCAGGCCCGCGACGACGATGTCGTGACCGGACTGGCGGCCGCGCGAACGTTCCTCGACACGGGCCGCCCCTTCGAGGTGCTGCGGATCCTGCGCGGCCTGTTCGAGCCCGACACTTCGCAAGTCCCCGATCGGACAGGCGTCCTCACGCATCAGGTTGCGTGA
- the flaF gene encoding flagellar biosynthesis regulator FlaF: protein MSGLVRLSSHRGKQRARSAMYGASYAEAYRETMGDSPAIGREREREAFDRAIELMKRADAAEASAELRWEATSFLQRLWSMLIDDLANPANSLPPQLRADLISIGLWNMSRSDQILRGDASGFEPLIYVNTLIRDGLR, encoded by the coding sequence ATGTCAGGGCTCGTCCGCCTCTCAAGTCATCGCGGGAAACAGAGGGCAAGGTCGGCAATGTACGGGGCGTCTTACGCGGAAGCCTACCGGGAAACCATGGGCGATTCCCCGGCCATCGGCCGCGAGCGCGAGCGCGAGGCGTTCGATCGCGCGATCGAGCTGATGAAGCGGGCGGACGCCGCAGAGGCCTCGGCGGAGCTGCGCTGGGAGGCCACGAGCTTCCTCCAGCGCCTCTGGAGCATGCTCATCGATGATCTCGCCAACCCCGCCAACAGCCTTCCCCCGCAATTGCGCGCGGACCTGATCTCGATCGGCCTCTGGAACATGAGCCGGAGCGACCAGATCCTCCGCGGCGACGCGTCCGGCTTCGAGCCCCTGATCTACGTCAACACCCTGATCCGCGATGGTCTTCGATGA